The sequence ATTGCATGGCCACGCGCTGGGCCACCCCGCCCTCGGCGGCGAAGCGGTCCGGATGGGCCTTTTTTTGCAGCGCTTTCCAGCGCGTATCCAACAGGGCTCGGTCCAGCACAAACTGGCGCGGCAGGCCCATCAGTTCAAAATCGTCAGACTGCAGATTCATGTCAATAAAAAACCGCCAGCACAGGAGCGGTGGCGGTTTTTGCAAAAGGGCAACCCCACAAGAGGCTGCGGTGCTTTAGATGCGGAAGCTCTCGCCACAGCCACAACGGTCACGCTCGTTGGGGTTGCGGAACTTGAAGCCTTCGTTCAGGCCTTCGCGCACGAAATCCAGCTCGGTTCCGTCCAGATAGGCCAAGCTCTTGGGGTCGATCAGCACCTTCACACCCTGGCTGTCGAACACCATGTCTTCCGGCTCTGCTTCGTCCACATACTCCAGCTTGTATGCCAAGCCCGAGCAACCCGTGGTCTTGACCCCCAGGCGCACGCCAACACCCTTGCCGCGCCGCGTCAGATAGCGGCTGACGTGGCGGGCAGCGGCTTCAGTCAGAGTGATGGCCATTTTGTTCAGGCTTCCGCAGGGGCCGTGTGCTTGGTGCGGTAGTCGTTGACGGCTGCCTTGATGGCGTCTTCCGCCAGGATGGAGCAGTGCACCTTGACGGGAGGCAGGGCCAACTCTTCAGCGATCTGGCTGTTCTTCAGCGCAGCGGCTTCATCCAGCGTCTTGCCCTTGACCCATTCGGTCACCAGCGACGAGGAAGCAATGGCAGAACCGCAGCCATAGGTCTTGAAGCGCGCGTCTTCGATCACACCCGTGGAAGGGTTGACCTTGATCTGCAGCTTCATCACGTCGCCGCAGGCGGGAGCGCCCACCATGCCAGTGCCCACCGAGTCGTCGCCCTTGTCGAAGGAGCCGACGTTGCGGGGGTTTTCATAGTGATCGATAACTTTGTCAGAGTAAGCCATGTGTCTACCTCTACTTTTTCCGTATTAGCTCTTGCAGCGCCGTCTTTGCTGTGCACGCATGCACATCAGTGCGCGGCCCATTGGATGGTGCTCAAATCAACACCATCTTGGTACATTTCCCACAAGGGGCTCAACGCGCGCAGCTTCTCCACGTTCGTGCGGATGGAGCTGATGGCGTAGTCGATTTCTTCTTCGGTGGTGAAGCGCCCAATCGTCATGCGCAGCGAGCTGTGTGCCAGCTCGTCGCTGCGACCCAGGGCGCGCAGCACATAGCTGGGCTCCAGACTGGCCGAGGTGCAGGCCGAACCGGACGAAACCGCCAGACCCTTGATGCCCATGATCAGCGATTCGCCTTCGACGAAGTTGAAGCTGATGTTCAGATTCTGGGGAACACGGCGCTCCAGGCTGCCGTTCACAAAAACCTGCTCGATGTCCTTGAGGCCGTCCAGCAGGCGCTGTTGCAGAACCTTGGCGTGGGCCAGATCCTTGCTCATGTCTTCCTTGGCAATGCGGAAGGCTTCGCCCATGCCCACAATTTGGTGCGTGGGCAGCGTGCCGGAGCGCATACCGCGCTCATGACCACCGCCATGCATCTGCGCTTCCAGGCGCACGCGGGGCTTGCGGCGCACATACAAGGCGCCCACGCCCTTGGGGCCGTAGGTCTTGTGCCCTGTCATGCTCATCAGGTCGATGGGCATGCTCGCCATGTCGATGTCGACACGGCCCGTAGCCTGGGCGGCATCCACATGGAACAAAATGCCTTTTTCGCGGCAGATGGCACCGATCGCAGGAATGTCCTGGATCACACCGATCTCGTTGTTCACAAACAGCACGCTCACCAAAATGGTGTCGGGACGCAGGGCCGCCTTGAAGGCCTCCAGGTCGAGCAAACCGTCTTCCTGAACGTCCAGATAAGTGACCTCAAAGC comes from Comamonas sp. GB3 AK4-5 and encodes:
- the iscA gene encoding iron-sulfur cluster assembly protein IscA, which translates into the protein MAITLTEAAARHVSRYLTRRGKGVGVRLGVKTTGCSGLAYKLEYVDEAEPEDMVFDSQGVKVLIDPKSLAYLDGTELDFVREGLNEGFKFRNPNERDRCGCGESFRI
- the iscU gene encoding Fe-S cluster assembly scaffold IscU; this translates as MAYSDKVIDHYENPRNVGSFDKGDDSVGTGMVGAPACGDVMKLQIKVNPSTGVIEDARFKTYGCGSAIASSSLVTEWVKGKTLDEAAALKNSQIAEELALPPVKVHCSILAEDAIKAAVNDYRTKHTAPAEA
- a CDS encoding IscS subfamily cysteine desulfurase: MDMTPHFPIYLDYGATTPVDPRVVDAMIPWLREHFGNAASRSHAWGWEAEEAIENARKQVADLIGADSREIVWTSGATESINLAIKGAAHFYQGKGKHLITLKTEHKAVLDTMRELERQGFEVTYLDVQEDGLLDLEAFKAALRPDTILVSVLFVNNEIGVIQDIPAIGAICREKGILFHVDAAQATGRVDIDMASMPIDLMSMTGHKTYGPKGVGALYVRRKPRVRLEAQMHGGGHERGMRSGTLPTHQIVGMGEAFRIAKEDMSKDLAHAKVLQQRLLDGLKDIEQVFVNGSLERRVPQNLNISFNFVEGESLIMGIKGLAVSSGSACTSASLEPSYVLRALGRSDELAHSSLRMTIGRFTTEEEIDYAISSIRTNVEKLRALSPLWEMYQDGVDLSTIQWAAH